The window GTATGTGCAGATTTGCTTTCAGCAGGTCGGCCTTCGCCCGCACCTTCGGATAAGTCTCCGCTTCTGCGTATTCCTCTTTCAGCTTGTCTTTCAGCACCAGATATTTTTCCGCCTGCTTTTCAAACAGACGGGTGAGTCTCAGGCGGATACTGTCGTCACGCTTTGCCGCAGGTTTGTGCACTCGGCCTTTCAGGTCGTCCAGAGTAATGGTCTCCCCGTCCTCATAAGGCTTGAAAGGGATAACCCGCCCCTGTGAGTCCACATGGAAAACATCGTCTGTCAGGCTCTCGTTTATGAGTGTCGCCGTCTCCGCAAAGCTGTAACCCTTCGCCAGATAGATTTCGGCGTGCTTCACCGTCACAGGGTAGAAACCCAGCAGGTCGCTGAAACTGTTCGAAGCATACTTTTCCAGCGTGTCCCGCTTGTTCAGGCGTGGGGATGCGTATCTGTCGCCCACGGAGAAACTGCGGTCGGGGTCGGCATTGTTCTTTGCGAACATCCAGATTATGTTTCCGCCTTCATTCAGAAGCACAGCGTTCGACATCTTGCCGATAAGCTCGAAAACCAGCTTGTGGGTTTCCAGTTTGCCGCTTGGTCTGCGCTTAACGATATCCAGCCAGAACAGACGGTCATATCTGCGACCGCCAACGTCGGTTATCTTGCCGCCGGAGAGCCTGTCCAGAAACTGATCCGGTACCCCCTCCTGCGTGTCCGATGTGAAAAGGGCAGGGCTGCCTCCGGTCACACGGATGTGCAAGGACTTCCTGTCTTTGGCAAAAAGCCCAATGGTAACGCTGTCTTCGGTGACGTTTATCTTAGTCACCTGAACGCCCGTATATCTCTCTTTTATGATGTTCACCGCTTTGGTGAGAGTCAGTCCGTCCAAGTCTTCTCCTGCATGTTAAGCACACATATTATACAGATTTTTTACATGAAACAAAGCATTGACACAACGACTTTACGTCATATATTGACACTTAGCAATAACCGGCAGTAAAACATAACCCTCCTCCCTCCTGACAATATGGAGGAACTCGGGCTTGGCTAACCACCAGGCCCGTTTGTTTTTATAGGTTGTTATATGCTTCGCATTGCTGCGTCACCTAAACACCGATGGCTTTTTCCCGTCTCTGCGAGGAGCAGGGCGACGCGGCAGTCTCATCTGTTGAGATTGCCACAGCCCTTCGGGCTTCTCAATGACGCAAAATTCCCCGTCTCTGCGAACGGAGTGAAGCAGTCTTCCACCTTCAGACAGCCCGCCGCTTCAGCAAATTGCGCAAAATCTGCCGTCACCTAAACACCGATGGCTTTTTCCCGTCTCTGCGAGGAGCAGGGCGACGCGGCAGTCTCATCTGTTGAGATTGCCACAGCCCTTCGGGCTTCTCAATGACGCAAAATTCCCCGTCTCTGCGAACGGAGTGAAGCAGTCTTCCAACTCCAGCTAGCCCGCCGCTTTGGCAAATGCCCCGGAATCTACCGTCACCCTGAGGCGGCAGACGAAGGGTCTCAGCTCAATTCTCCGCCATTAAACTGAATTCTTGATTTTTTCTTAAAAAACAATAATATTCTTACACGTAAAATAATACAAATACGGAGGTTTTAGATGTCACAGGAAAGAATGCAGTTCAAAACCGAGGTGAACAAACTTCTTGAGCTGATGATTCATTCTCTGTACTCACACAAGGAAATTTTCCTTAGAGAGCTTATTTCAAACGCATCGGATGCCATCGACAAGCTCCGTTTCGAAGCTCTCACAAACGATGCTCTGCTGGAGGGTGATGCCGACTACAAAATAAAAATATCGGCAGACAAAGACAAAAACACCCTGACAGTCACAGACAACGGAATCGGTATGACAAAGGACGAGGCTGTAAAAGCTCTCGGAACCATAGCCCATTCCGGAACAAAAGAGTTCATGCAGCTCATCGAGAACAAAGAGAACAACCCCGAGCTGATAGGTCAGTTCGGCGTAGGTTTCTATTCTGCGTTCATGGTTGCCGACAGAGTCACCGTTTACACACGCAAAGCGGGCGAGGATGCCAGCGTCGGCGTTATGTGGGAATCCACAGCGGACGGCACATTCACAGTTGAAGCCCATGAAAAGAGCGAAAGGGGAACCACCATCGTTCTTCATCTTAAAGAGGATGCAAAGGAATATACCGACGAATGGGAGATCAAAGACATCGTCAAAAAATATTCCGATTACATAAGCTATCCCGTGGTGATGGACACCACAAAGAAACAGGAAGACAAGGATATTGTTGAAGAGGAGACGCTCAACTCCATGAAGGCCATCTGGCTGAAGGACAAAAGCGAGGTTCAGCAGGACGAATACAGCCAGTTCTACCGCCACATCTCCCACGACTTCAAAGATCCGTCCGCAACGATACATTTCCGTGCAGAGGGTACTTCAGAGTTCTCCGCCCTGCTGTTCATCCCCTCAAAAGCACCCATGAACATACTCTATGCCGATTTCAAATCCGGCCCTGCGCTGTATGTCCGCCGTGTGCAGATAATGGAGCATTGCGGCGACCTTGTTCCCAACTGGCTCCGCTTCGTTGTGGGCGTTGTGGATTCTTCCGACCTGCCGCTGAACGTATCCCGTGAGATACTCCAGAACAACAGACAGGTGGAGACCATCAGAAACAACATCACCAAAAAAGTTCTGGAAACCCTGACCAAAATGAAAACCGCCGAACCTGAGAAGTATAACGCTTTCTTTGCGGAGTTCGGACGTGTTCTGAAAGAGGGGATCCACTTCGATTTCAAACGCAAAGAGGAGATAGCCTCCCTTATGGTGATGCAGTCCACGGCAACCGAAGACGGCAAACTTACCGACCTCGATGCATATCTCGGCCGCATGAAGACCGAGCAGAACGACATTTACTATATAACGGGCAAAAGCCGCAGTGAGCTTGAGAAATCACCCTATCTGGAAGCACTGAAAGAGAAAGACCTTGAGGTGCTGTTCATGACGGATGAGGTTGACGACATCATCATCACAGGGCTTATGGAATATAAGGGCAAGAAATTCAAGTCCATCCTGAAAGGCGACATCAGCCTCGACAGGGAAGAGGACAAAAAAGAGGCCAAGGAGCACTTCGGCAAGCTGACTGAAAAGGTCAAAGCTGTCCTGCAAGACAGCGTGAGCGAGGTCAGACTCTCCTCAAGGCTTAAAAACTCGCCCTGTGTGCTTGTCTCAGGCGATTCCGACATAGACCCGAACCTGGAGGCCATGCTCCGCCAGATGGGACAGCCCGTTCCCAAGCGCAGCAAGATACTTGAGCTTAACCCCGGGCACAAACTTATCGAGCTTCTTAACTCGGAGTTCGAGCAGAATCCTGAAAGCGAAAAAGTGGCCGATATAAGCGAACTGCTTTACAATCAGGCACTTATCCTTGAGGGCAACATGCCTGCGGATACGTCACGTTTCGCTTCTCTTATGACAAAAATTCTGACGGAAAAATTTTAATTATTGCGGGAGCTCTTGCTCCCGCTTTTTTTTGAGTATAATATGAAATCTACTGTACTCTTTATTTCCATGCTGACCATGTCGAACGTGTTCATGACCTTCGCATGGTACGGGCATTTGAGAAATCAGGCGGACAAAAGCTGGATATGGGCTGTTTTTGTGAGTTGGGGCATTGCCTTTTTCGAATATCTGATTCAGGTCCCTGCAAACCGTTTCGGATATCAGACGCTCACCCTCGGACAGCTTAAGATCACTCAGGAGGTGATAACCCTGCTGGTGTTCGTTCCCTTCTCCTTCATCTTTATGAAGGAGCCGCTCAAGCTCAATTATCTTTGGGCAGGGCTCTGCATGATGGGTGCAGTTTATTTCGTTTTTAAGGGGTAGTTCTATGACACAGTTGGATTCAGCAGTAGAAATTATCAAATCTATTGCCGACAGAAACAGAATGAGAATTCTGCTTATGCTCAACAAGCGCCCTATGTGCGTTTGCGAGCTGGATGCCGTTCTGGGCATCGCTCTCTCAACCATTTCGGCACACCTGAAACAGATGCGCTCCGCAGGAGTCATAACATCTGAAAAGGATGGCCGCTGGGTTATCTATCGAATTTCAGACGATACGTCAATCCGTACAATCGTCAGCTCACTGTCTGGTCAACTCTATGATGATACTCAGGTTGTTGAAGATCTGAAGATGATCGACGGTATCAGTCGTGAGGAATGTGCTAAAAAATAGTAAAATGGTCTTAATTTCCGCTTGATATTGGGATGCCTTTGGTATACTTTAACGTTGAGTATTCTACCATTCAGGCGGTGTTAGTATGAAAGACAAGACCATTGAGCAGGAGTTAAGCTCCCTCGACACATTCATTAAGCTGGTGCAGACTGCGGAAAACGTTTCGGCCTGCGTTTATGCGCATCTAAAAGATTTCGGCATTACTGTAAGCCAGTTCGGCGTTCTCGAAGCCCTGTATACCAAAGGCGCAATGTGCCAGAAGGACATAGCGGAGATAATCCGCAAAACCACAGGCAACATGACCACCGTTATCGACAACCTCGAAAAAAACGGACTGGCCGAAAGAAAAAAAGATCAGAGCGACAGAAGGTTCTTCACTGTTTCAATAACAGACAAGGGCATGGACGTTCTGAACATGGTTTTCGACAGGTATAAAAATAACGTTGAGCAGGTCATGAAAGATCTGGATGCTGAAGACAGGCAAAACCTCGTTTCTATACTGGGCAAACTGCGGTATTGATATTTTTTTGCCTTTAGCGGAAAAGATTTATCATGAGCTAATATATGTCTTGAATCGCCGGAAATTGTGGTCTATCTTTAGTGTGTAGTTAAATACTAAAGGAGGAGACCATGCACGAGAAGAGTATTGAGCTTCTTAACAAAGCGATAGCTGACGAGGTGGCAACACTCCACCAGTACATGTATTTTCATTTCCACTGCGATGATCAGGGATATGATCTGCTTGCGGCACTTTTCAAAAGAACCGCAATCGAAGAGATGATCCATGTGGAAAGACTTTCCGACAGGATCCTTTTCCTGAACGGCGAGATAGAGCTGAAAGCCTCTCACGACGTCGTTAAAGAGCGTAATGTCGGAAAAATGCTCGACATGGCAAAAGCTATGGAAGAGCAGAGCGCAAAGGACTACAACAGATGGGCAAACGAGTGTTCTGCTAATGCGGACTCTGTTTCGAAAAAACTTTTCGAAGCCCTTGTTGAGGACGAAGAGCGTCACTTTGACCAGTTCGACGACGAAAGGGAGAACATGAACCGTTTCGGCGAAAACTATCTGGCTCTCCAGTCCATTGAAAGAAGTAAAACCCGTTCCACACTTCCTCCTGTAGGAAGCGGAGGAGCAGAGTAAAAGATTAAGGGCTCGCATTTGCGGGCCCTTTTTTTGTCTTTTATAACGCATAGTATTTCTTCGTTGTCCTCTGAAAAATTATCCTCACGTATTTCAATATACGCTCGTCAATTTTTCCTCGTCCGCCTTGAACTACTCGGTTCTAAAAGACAAAAGGGATAATGACTCCCCGTCTCTGCGAACGCAGTGAAGCAGTCTTCCGGCTTCAGACAGCCCGCCGCTTTGGCAGGTTCACAATGAAGCAGATGTATCACAATCCCTGCACATTTCCTAACCCATTCTGTCGCCGCAACTTTTTGTGTTCACACCTTTTTTATTGTCTTTTCTGTTTAATTTAGCTATTGTACGACAGTTTTTCATTAAGGGATCAATGTGAAATACAGACAAGACATAGACGGACTGCGCTCGGTTGCCATACTGCCGGTGATTCTTTACCATGCGGGTATCGGAGCATTTTCCGGCGGATTCACCGGTGTCGACGTTTTCTTCGTTATTTCAGGATACCTTATCACCACCATAATTTTCAGAGAGATAGAATCCGGAACCTTCACCCTTTCAAATTTTTACATACGCAGGATAAAAAGAATCTTCCCCGCTCTGTTTGCAATGATAGCCGTTACGGGACTGA of the Seleniivibrio woodruffii genome contains:
- a CDS encoding ferritin-like domain-containing protein; translated protein: MHEKSIELLNKAIADEVATLHQYMYFHFHCDDQGYDLLAALFKRTAIEEMIHVERLSDRILFLNGEIELKASHDVVKERNVGKMLDMAKAMEEQSAKDYNRWANECSANADSVSKKLFEALVEDEERHFDQFDDERENMNRFGENYLALQSIERSKTRSTLPPVGSGGAE
- the htpG gene encoding molecular chaperone HtpG; this translates as MSQERMQFKTEVNKLLELMIHSLYSHKEIFLRELISNASDAIDKLRFEALTNDALLEGDADYKIKISADKDKNTLTVTDNGIGMTKDEAVKALGTIAHSGTKEFMQLIENKENNPELIGQFGVGFYSAFMVADRVTVYTRKAGEDASVGVMWESTADGTFTVEAHEKSERGTTIVLHLKEDAKEYTDEWEIKDIVKKYSDYISYPVVMDTTKKQEDKDIVEEETLNSMKAIWLKDKSEVQQDEYSQFYRHISHDFKDPSATIHFRAEGTSEFSALLFIPSKAPMNILYADFKSGPALYVRRVQIMEHCGDLVPNWLRFVVGVVDSSDLPLNVSREILQNNRQVETIRNNITKKVLETLTKMKTAEPEKYNAFFAEFGRVLKEGIHFDFKRKEEIASLMVMQSTATEDGKLTDLDAYLGRMKTEQNDIYYITGKSRSELEKSPYLEALKEKDLEVLFMTDEVDDIIITGLMEYKGKKFKSILKGDISLDREEDKKEAKEHFGKLTEKVKAVLQDSVSEVRLSSRLKNSPCVLVSGDSDIDPNLEAMLRQMGQPVPKRSKILELNPGHKLIELLNSEFEQNPESEKVADISELLYNQALILEGNMPADTSRFASLMTKILTEKF
- a CDS encoding MarR family winged helix-turn-helix transcriptional regulator, giving the protein MKDKTIEQELSSLDTFIKLVQTAENVSACVYAHLKDFGITVSQFGVLEALYTKGAMCQKDIAEIIRKTTGNMTTVIDNLEKNGLAERKKDQSDRRFFTVSITDKGMDVLNMVFDRYKNNVEQVMKDLDAEDRQNLVSILGKLRY
- a CDS encoding ArsR/SmtB family transcription factor, yielding MTQLDSAVEIIKSIADRNRMRILLMLNKRPMCVCELDAVLGIALSTISAHLKQMRSAGVITSEKDGRWVIYRISDDTSIRTIVSSLSGQLYDDTQVVEDLKMIDGISREECAKK
- a CDS encoding NFACT RNA binding domain-containing protein yields the protein MDGLTLTKAVNIIKERYTGVQVTKINVTEDSVTIGLFAKDRKSLHIRVTGGSPALFTSDTQEGVPDQFLDRLSGGKITDVGGRRYDRLFWLDIVKRRPSGKLETHKLVFELIGKMSNAVLLNEGGNIIWMFAKNNADPDRSFSVGDRYASPRLNKRDTLEKYASNSFSDLLGFYPVTVKHAEIYLAKGYSFAETATLINESLTDDVFHVDSQGRVIPFKPYEDGETITLDDLKGRVHKPAAKRDDSIRLRLTRLFEKQAEKYLVLKDKLKEEYAEAETYPKVRAKADLLKANLHILKNAKGKTELTNYTESGIETVVYDVPEFFDANKEVNRLYGRADKLERSVALVKSRMGEVDNIIDSALEQLYFIEISAKEDDLRELALEMKKSEPKQKKQIKEKQFIKMDIGGGTAYIGRNSVSNHRLVFQFANPEDMWFHAQKLPSAHLIFRKSGNATPDEIEQCAAIVAGMSKAKNNLKVTVDYTQKKNVKKPKNTPPGFVIYHRFRSVDVAPVHIDEKTD
- a CDS encoding DMT family protein, producing the protein MKSTVLFISMLTMSNVFMTFAWYGHLRNQADKSWIWAVFVSWGIAFFEYLIQVPANRFGYQTLTLGQLKITQEVITLLVFVPFSFIFMKEPLKLNYLWAGLCMMGAVYFVFKG